A single region of the Garra rufa chromosome 6, GarRuf1.0, whole genome shotgun sequence genome encodes:
- the LOC141336774 gene encoding sialoadhesin-like codes for MALLYPLLFSLMIHDVSSAGWGVSYSLSHICALKDSSVIMSCTFTYPTGYQIMEVFWTKKADGDDDDDESEYRQRLQYLGDKQQNCTIRLSHVTQKDEQMYYFRFTTNKDGGKWIGKPGVSLTVTDLQVESPKRVTEGHNVSLTCKSSCTLTDRATFIWYRNSQPLTERRDTNKQLLLQSVRREDAGRYSCALHGHTYISPAVHLNVMYLPKSVSVSISPSGEIKEGDSVTLICSSDSNPPAEISWFKGGTFIGSGRIYNISKISSDHSGEYKCKSRNKHGEKYSAVTLNVMYPPRNVSVKIKGDSVTLICSSDSNPPALNFSWFKENQSSAVGSGQSFSALQSGRFYCEAHNQHGSQRSDAVTVTVEGKSVKYFCKMFVRKLW; via the exons ATGGCTCTTCTTTATCCTCTCCTCTTTTCTCTCATGATTCACG ATGTTTCTAGTGCTGGTTGGGGTGTAAGTTACAGTCTTTCACACATCTGTGCACTAAAGGACTCATCAGTGATAATGAGCTGCACTTTTACATACCCTACTGGATATCAGATCATGGAAGTTTTCTGGACCAAAAAAgctgatggtgatgatgatgatgatgaatctGAATACAGACAGAGGCTTCAGTATCTGGGAGATAAACAGCAGAACTGCACCATCAGACTgagtcatgtgacacagaaggaTGAACAGATGTACTATTTCAGATTCACTACTAATAAAGATGGTGGCAAATGGATTGGTAAACCAGGAGTGAGTCTTACTGTCACAG aTCTTCAGGTGGAGTCTCCTAAGAGAGTGACAGAGGGTCATAATGTCAGTCTGACATGTAAAAGCAGCTGCACTCTGACTGACAGAGCAACATTCATCTGGTACAGAAACTCACAGCCATTAACTGAGAGAAGAGACACAAACAAACAACTCCTGCTGCAGTCAGTCAGAAGAGAGGATGCAGGCAGATATAGCTGTGCTCTACATGGACACACTTACATCTCTCCTGCTGTTCATCTCAATGTCATGT accTTCCAAAGAGCGTCTCAGTTTCCATCAGTCCATCTGGTGAAATAAAggagggagattcagtgactctgatctgcagcagtgattcaaacccacctgcaGAAATCAGCTGGTTTAAAGGAGGAACGTTTATAGGATCTGGAAGAATCTACAACATCTCAAagatcagctctgatcacagtggaGAATACAAGTGCAAGTCCAGAAATAAACATGGAGAGAAATACTCTGCTGTGACTTTAAACGTCATGT ATCCACCGAGGAACGTCTCTGTTAAAATAAAGggtgattcagtgactctgatctgcagcagtgattcaaacccacctgctCTGAACTTCAGCTGGTTTAAGGAGAATCAAAGCTCAGCTGTTGGatctggacagagtttcagtgcaCTACAGAGTGGACGCTTCTACTGTGAGGCTCACAATCAACATGGATCTCAGAGATCAGACGCTGTTACTGTCACTGTTGAAGGTAAATCTGTTAAATATTTCTGCAAAATGTTTGTTAGAAAACTTTGGTAG